DNA sequence from the Candoia aspera isolate rCanAsp1 chromosome 10, rCanAsp1.hap2, whole genome shotgun sequence genome:
AGAACGCGGAGATGCTCCGAATTCCGCACGCCAAAGGTGAAAGAAGTAAAAGCCCACTCGGTTATCGGTCAAGGCGCCGTTCGCGGCTCCCGGGGGAAAAAAGCGCGTTCAACCGGCTCCtcgtcagcagcagcagcagctgccgccGCCAAGCCATCCCGCTCCCTCAAGCGCCCGACTCCGTCTGAGGCGACCAGAAGCTTCCAGAACAGCTCGGTGAAGGGCGGGGGTGAAGCGCTCGCGCGTTGAGTCCCAATGGCGCCATTGCGCAAGCGCGCTATGGCGTGGGCAGGACTCGGGCGGTCACCATAGAGACAGGATACTACTCCTCCCCCTTCTCTGCTTTCCTCGGCTGCAGTAGTTCATCGTAGCgctgggggtgtggctttcttaGGCACCGCCTCCAATCCAATGAGCATTTTCTCCCGATTAGATACTTCCAACCTGCGGGCGTTTCAGAagagaatagaatactttattggccaagtatgattaaacatacaaggaatttgacttcggtggaagagctctcaatatatttatataacatcaaaaataaacaatagtaaagtaataatgttatttactaaaactatacaatcaagaaagaaagaaaaaaattgaaggaaataatactacggctattaactaacacacactcatatttaaggggagaattaagggacagtgtactgcatctgttgtctaacctatgttcacatttaacagagcattaccggtcacatcttagcagtcatgtcttaccatgcattgtcaatcattatatcaggctacattaattaggagttcaacagagcaatggcaggaggaaaaaaactgtttcgatgtctagatgttttgacctaggtactctgtagcgccgtcctgatggtagaagttgaaacagtttgtgtccaggatgcgaagggtctgcagatactCAGAAAGCTTTAAAACGTGGGTGTTTACTTATGCATGGGATCAGGAGGTTAACTGAGATTGATGACTTCTGTTTGTCCTCGGCTGCAATTATGGGTTTTATATTATTGTTCATTTGCACTGAGTGCTTAATCCcatgttagccactcagagtcaccaCTGTGAGATAAATGGCCATATAAATCGATTAAATTAATACATGAAATAAGATCAGCTAGATGGCAGGTCTTACGTTCTGCAAATATAGTCCACGGGTCTTGGGCTGCTTGGTTTTTCTTTGTGCATTACCACGCCCTCTTCATTATAAAGGCGATGGTCCCCTACCATTCTGCCTGAGAAGGGCGATTGGAGATGTTGATTAGCTGATAAGCATGTATTTCCTCCTTAAGAGACAGCTCCCACCCTAGGAATTGATTGATGAAGATCGAATTGGCCACAGAAAAATGGGTGGAAATCAGAATACATTTTGCAACCACGCCTCAGTGCAAGATTGAGAGTTAAAAACGGTTACATAAGAAAGATTGGCACAAGAGGGTTTACAAAGGGGGCTGGGAAGGACATAAGGCCAGTTCTGTGTGAGCAAAGGGGATGTGAGGGTGCTCAGGTGGAGAAAAGGCCAAAGCAGCtatattatggtttattcaagaaaAAAGGGCATTTGATTACCTTGCCCAcgcagaaaacaaaaggaagaaggggTAAACCTGCAAAAAAGTCTGTTTGCAATCCTGTATATGCTCCCTTGGGAGTCAGCCCCATGGGTTAGAAATCAGAAATCTTTCAGGAACAGAGCGACCCTCATGCATTGCACCTTCCACCTCGCCCTGATGTGTCATATGAAAAGCTATCTTCAGTGTCTTTCTTAAGCAGCAAAAAGCATTGGCGGGGGTaattgtcactttttaaaaaaaaaaacaatttgaccTCCCAGGCTAGATCTGAGCTTGACATAAGCGAAGTGTGTCTCGGTGTTTCGAAAAAAGGCTCTCAAAACACAGCCACAACCCACCGACTCCACTTTGGGCTGAGCGTCCGCGCAGCCTGCACCTAAACTGCCAAGCCTACCCAGCCGGCTGGCGGCGCATGCGCAGCCCGAAAACCCTGGCGAAAGCATGACCTCGAGAAGCCCTGCGCGCGCACGAGTGAGCGAGCGAACCGAGTTCGCGCTTGCGCAGTAGAGGCGCCTTGCCTGCAGCTAGGGCCTTTCGAGCATACGGGTTCCTACGCCGGCTCCGCTTTTGTTTACTTCAGGGTGAAGGCGGGGTTACCGTTGGCTACGCCTGCAGTCAGCTGAGCGCGGGCCGCCACGGCTTCTTCCTTCGGGCCGGCTACCTCTGCAAGGCGCTTGAGGGGCGGTAAGTGGCGAGCAGACCTGTTGGCCTCCAGCGAAGGGTCTGGGTTGGCCCAAGAGGCGCTCGGCGCCGGCCGGCGTGGGTGTGTCAGGGGCGGGAGAGCCGCGGATCGCCCGAACGACTTTCCTCAGAAGCAGGGCCCTGCGCTTTTGGAGAGCCGCGCTCCCGCGTTCCCACGACGCCCTTAAACTCGGGGACTGAATGAAACCATTTGGGGGGTTCGCGCGATGCGTTTACCCGAAAGGTTCACCCCGGAAGCCGCACCGTCTCAGATCACCACAGTGAAAGCTAGCCGAGTTTAGCTGGTTGTGGGAACGCAGGTTTCTGGGGTTCTCACTGATCTGGGTTAGCGCGTGGTGTAGCATGGCAGCCTCGGAGGAGGGCTGTTTCGCATTCTCAGCCAAGACCCATAGAGTTCAGTGGGTGTGTTCAGTGTCTAGGACAATCTCAGTctagcgtttttcaaacttggcaactttaaagatgtgtggacttcgactggggaattctgggagtcgaagtccacacagctttaaAGTTGATTAGATTGCAAAACACCGGTCTGTCATGTTGTTCCAACCTTGTGGAGATCTTATGTACAGTAGCTGGAATTGCTGGGTTTATGTAATCATGATTGATTTagtattgggattttttttttgcagtaatgCAATTTTCTGAGTTGGCCTGATACATGGAACCACAAACTACACTAAAATGTGGCTGGCAGGTTTGTAATGATGTATGTTGTGTGGACCTAGAACAGTGGGTTAATTGAATTAAACAGCATAATTTTGCCATGAGTCCAACAGGATATGTGAGCACTGCTCTTCTTGTAGTAGGAAATGAGGTGTTCTAGCCCCGCAAGAAAACCAGTATAGAAAACTAAAAAGTATTTCAGTGGAACAATGTGAGATCAATAGTCTTAATTGCTATGCATTTGGGGCAGCTTAATTTTGACCTGTGAATACCACAGAGTTTGCCAACTGGACTGTTGAAGTTTCCTTGCAGAAGGATGTTTGAAAAGTGGAAATCTAGTTGGTATTAAGAGTTTTGTGTTCCTGTGTCATTTTGTTGATATGCAGGCCAAAGTTTGTGTTCATttgggatttgttgttgtttattcgtttagtcgcttcggactcttcgtgacttcatggaccagcccatgccagagcttcctgtcggtctcaTTTGGCATAACTTCCCTGTTTTAAGCAGAAGTGATTTCTGAAGAGAATGCGAATAACTGATTTGCATTCTTACTTAGGAGGAGGAGTTTTTACCCTGAGGGAGCCTGTCAGTTTGGGCTGAAAATCTGTCCAGTAATGGAAGTTGTATGTGGGATACTTTCTACTGTATGATAATCATCTGTTTTTGGTAAGGAAAAGCAGTTAGCTGGTCGTAAACATTTGCTTGTTACCAGCATAGGTTATAGTCAAGTGTATCtggagactagcagagcacagCTGAGATACATTTCAGCACCTCTGGAtctgtctctgtgtttgtgtacTTCATATATGCCTAAAGGTATCTATTACATTTTTATGTATATCTTGGATTCTAACACTTTGAAAGCAGTAAATACAGTTATCACATTAAAAACCatgcatttaaaacaaagcaaaactagaGAAAGAGAAATCACATTCATTTTCTCTCCTAGGTTTTTCAGAGCACTGAAATATGTCTGGGTTCCTTGAAAATGTTAGATGCTCCGAGTGTGTTGACTGGGGAGAAAAACGAAATACAATCGCTTCTATCGCAGCTGGGGTGCTGGTGTGTATGTTTAATTCTTATTTGTACTTTTTCATGCCTTGCATTGGTAGGTAATATAAGCAATCTCTTTATAGTTATACTGTGAATATTTTACATGCATAGTATGAAATAATTCATAGGTCCACgctgaaaagaaacaaatttaTTGATCTAGGTCAGGAGATTTAGAATGGAGCTTATCCTTTAATATTCTTCTATAAAAGTATTGTTACTTGTGGTCAACTAAGTGTTCATGCTCATTACAATCTTTTCTCATAGTCTCTGGAATattaccactttgatgtctggtAGAGTAGTGATAAAAGATTTATAAGCATTGTGTTGATGATGCTGATAATGGAAACGTGTTCAGTTTTTTACAGGTTGGTGGATTATAATAGATGCAGCTGTCAAATACCCAGATTCAAAACAGTTCAACCATTCATACCATGCCTGTGGAGTTATAGCTACAGTTGCATTCCTAATGTAGGTAACATTTCCATCccaatgttaaaaatatttctttagaaTTTGTGTTAAAATGTATGTTCAAATCTAATACCTAATCTTCAACATCAGTTGAATGTTCTGTAGTTTAATCAGACTGTATAATTATTCTGTATAACCAACCtatggatttgttttgttttgggataTAGCTACCTTGGAGTAAATGATTTTTGTGGGAAATGGGCTGACATCACTTAGAATTTAGGTAGaggaacatctggaaggccacatatTACCCATGGTTATCCCAGTTTCAGATGGAAATTCCAGTATGCCATAGTAGTGAAAGATTGGGTTCTGAAGTGGCTGAAGGCTGATTTCTGCCATGAAAATGTCAGGTGGCACTAGCAAGTTTTTGTCTTTAGCCGCCTTCCTTCTACAACATAGGGATAATGATTCTGGTCTGCCACATGCTGTTACTGCAAGAACTGCAACAATATAATGCAAAGTTATTGAGCATTTCAGATACTTAGATATGCCTTTCAGTTGCTGAATTCGCAGTACTTGAACATGCCAAATTCCATTCTGTGTTATTCATGTAGGATCAATGCCGTCTCCAATGGTCAGGTGCGTGGGGACAGTTACAGTGAAGGATGCCTTGGGCAAACAGGTAACATATTTTTCCTCTCATTATTCCTCTTTGCGTCACAATCAAGCAAAAGCTAATTTATAAAGAAAGACAGCGGCCCCTTTCCTATCTgtctacaaatacattttttgccATGGAAGAGAAGTAGCAGCCCTTCTTTATTCTGTTGATTTATCAAGTTGGGATATGATATGCCTGATTTTACTGAGAAACTTCagctgccattttattttctcatatACAGTTTGAGGCCTGATTTATTTTCTCCTATCTTAGCAATTTATATGTCATGCTAATTGATTCAGACCTCTGTCTTGTTCCCTCTGCATCCCAGAGACTGTTCTAAAAATGGTTTCAATAGTTGATTCTTAGGCTACCTGTATCTTTATGTAGCCATTTTTGTTTCTCAGGGGATTGGAGAGAGGTCTTCCCGGCCCAGTATTAGATTATCAAAATAAGCTTTTAAGGAGATGTAGTGAAAAATGCTTGTTTTGCTAAAGATACGTATTTGAAAACATGATGTACCACATTTgtacaatttggggggggggatacatTTTTAGGGTTTTGGTCATAGAATATTCCTAACATTCTACGGGTGTTTATCAAGCACAAACAAGGAAATCTGCTTGTGTCATATGGCAAAAAGTGTTGAagctgcttcttttaaaaataatgtgtttaTATTTGTGTACATTAAGGTGCTCGCATCTGGCTGTTCATCGGTTTTATGTTGGCATTTGGATCCCTGATTGCATCAATGTGGGTCCTCTTTGGAGGCTATGTTATTAATGGTAGGATGACTGCGTGTGAAATAACTTTGAATTGTAATCTTCTCTGGAAAAGGgctattatctttttttttcctgtggagcTCTTATAAAATTCCATTGTAAATAAGAAATCGTGGCACTGTATCAATCACAGTGAAATCTGCCCAAGACATTCTTTTCCTGGAGGCTCAACACAGTCATAGCACTGTTGTCTTTTTCCTTAAGATCTTCCATTTAGGCTATGTTCACCCAAACGCTAAATCCAATATAATATTTATTGCATAAGCCACAATGGGCTGAATTTTAGATATACACAAATTATATTGTgctttagtgtgttgtgtgaacatggcTTAGTTGTGAAGGCTCATCCTGAACATCTTTGTTGAGACGATGTAAGAAATATATTCTTTAGAATGTGATCTTAGGCATATTTGCAGAGGTAATCTTCCATAACAGAGTGAGACTTGCGAAGCGGAGGAGGagggttatttatttttcatctttcccCCAGAAACATAGGCATAGGACAATGCACGTAGCACCCCCTCCTACAGCTTTTTACCATGACATTATCTTTGTGAGAGaggctaggccagtgtttctcaaccttggcaacttttaagatgtgtggacttcaactctatgctggctggggaattctgggagttgaagtccacacatcttaaagtcaccaaggctgagaaacactgggctaggctAAAAGACAATTagtgcccaaagtcacctagtgagtttCTGTAGCCATAGGTAGATTTGAATCTCTCTCCCAGGATATAGGCATCCAGTACAGTACAATCCTATGTTCAGCCCACTgtgttcaatgggatttactacTTAAACAGTTTGCTTACATCTGCAGTACTGTATTAGCATGTAGAATCTACAACTGAGAACTCTCAAGGGGAACGTCACGAAACAGTAGCTGCTCTTGTTTTTAGTGTCCAATTCTATCTACCGTTCCAACTTGTACTTGATTTGTCTTTTGGTGTGTAATTACTTACTGTGGCTTGAAACAGAATGCTTTGATCACTATTTTAATTGTGTCAATTAAAAAGATAGCAAAAAGATTTTACGAACAATCAGGATAGAAAAGCCGTATCAAATTTTTGAAGTAAATAAATGTCTAAAAACTGTTTGCCAGATTCTGATAGAAATGGCACCATCAGAAGCCATCTGATAATGCTTTTAACATTGAGAAAATAAACTAGACTGGTGTGGAAAGACACTAATAATAAACTTCAGAACCTGATCAAATAATTCTTTCCTCAGACAAACCAGAAAAACCACCAGTTTATCCAGGAATAGCAGTCTTCTttcaaaatgcttttatt
Encoded proteins:
- the TMEM50A gene encoding transmembrane protein 50A, with protein sequence MSGFLENVRCSECVDWGEKRNTIASIAAGVLFFTGWWIIIDAAVKYPDSKQFNHSYHACGVIATVAFLMINAVSNGQVRGDSYSEGCLGQTGARIWLFIGFMLAFGSLIASMWVLFGGYVINDKPEKPPVYPGIAVFFQNAFIFFGGLVFKFGRTEDLWQ